Proteins encoded within one genomic window of Platichthys flesus chromosome 17, fPlaFle2.1, whole genome shotgun sequence:
- the tert gene encoding telomerase reverse transcriptase, translated as MSATDMSAVLDILRSLYLHIRTLEEFADSLVFREGQGAVLVEPTDSDRFKSFVRTVYVCSDKELKQIPSCSQICSLPELLAFVLNSVKRKRKRNVLAHGYNFRSVAQEERDADHFKFQGDITQSAAYIHGSDLWKKVTGRLGTDITRYLLESCSVFVAVPPSCVFQVSGPPVYDRVSMATAAPRFYLQPRRRAHNGTQTGRYKESVTLKKRHQVDNRTVSKMRNRADVNGKRGKRKRETDQKDCEEVMTRSGKRRRARQQKQTRDIHQVCTETVEEEQPISVERTSSVKALEDGGTGSKQPVDVHTTISSLEGGPSWRSGVFPPLPPSQCFIRTLGILYGGRGMRSFLLNRKKKRCVGSRRLQGRDLLRIVFFEGLPYLNGLEKNPKKLPRRFFNMVPLFRQLLCQHRRCPYSRILQRICPLLEERKAGQEELISLLPQRCAPHRVYLFVRECLSAVIPHELWGSDHNRLHFFARVRGFLRSGKFERLSLAELLWKMKVNDCNWLKISKTGRVPPSELSYRTRVLGQFLSWALDGFVVSLVRASFYVTESMGQKNALRFYRQEVWAKLQDLAFRGHLAKGQMEELTPTQVASLPKATVVSRLRFIPKTDGMRPITRVIGADAKTRLYQSRVRDLQDMLQACARCTPSLLGCTVWGMTDIHKVLSSLAAAQKDKPQPLYFVKVDVSGAYESLPHDKLIEVLGQVLSNDHDELFTTRRYAKIWVDSHEGLKKTFVRQADFLEDNIGSTNMKGFVTSMQKKGKVHHAILVEQLFTSDLHSKDVSQFFTQMLTGSVVQFGKKTYRQCRGIPQGSVVSSLLCCLCYGHMENVLFKDVSKNKGCMMRLVDDFLLITPDLHEAQNFLKILLSGVPQYGLVVNPQKVVLNFQASGSTDSCPDIRVLPPHCLFPWCGLLLDTHSLDVHKDYSSYAGLSLRYSLSFGSFRSAGQQMKRKLMSILRLKCHALFLDLKTNSLEAVYNNIYKLVLLHACRFHVCAQSLPFGQRVDKNPEYFLKMIWDMAKYGNHLLRHSNKGLTLGSKAQTGVVQYEAVELIFCLSFLLVLSQHRPLYKYLLTRLHKRKRSLERRLGDMRLARVRQAANPRTPVDFLAIHM; from the exons ATGTCGGCCACTGACATGTCCGCGGTGCTTGACatcctgcgctcactttacctGCACATCCGAACTCTGGAGGAGTTCGCGGACAGCCTCGTGTTCCGAGAGGGACAGGGGGCGGTGCTGGTGGAGCCGACTGACAGCGACCGCTTCAAGTCCTTCGTCCGGACTGTTTACGTCTGTTCTGACAAGGAGCTAAAACAAATACCGAGCTGCAGCCAG ATCTGCTCTCTGCCTGAACTCTTGGCCTTCGTTCTCAATAgtgtgaaaaggaaaaggaaaaggaacgTCTTGGCACACGGCTACAATTTTCGCTCTGTTGCTCAGGAGGAGCGGGATGCAGACCACTTTAAATTCCAAGGAGATATAACTCAAAGTGCCGCTTACATCCATGGCAGCGACTTGTGGAAGAAGGTCACAGGACGTCTCGGCACGGACATCACGCGGTACCTGCTGGAGAGCTGCTCCGTGTTCGTGGCAGTCCCCCCTTCATGTGTTTTCCAGGTGAGTGGCCCTCCTGTGTATGACAGGGTCTCCATGGCTACTGCCGCCCCCAGGTTTTATCTCCAGCCTCGTCGCAGGGCACATAACGGTACTCAGACTGGAAGGTATAAAGAGTCGGTGACCTTGAAAAAGAGACATCAAGTTGACAACCGAACAGTCAGTAAGATGAGGAACAGAGCAGATGTGAATGGGAagagggggaaaagaaagagagaaactgatCAGAAGGACTGCGAGGAGGTTATGACACGTTCAGGAAAGAGAAGACGAGCAagacagcaaaaacaaacacgaGACATCCATCAGGTATGTACTGAGACAGTGGAGGAAGAGCAGCCCATATCTGTGGAACGAACATCTTCCGTGAAGGCCTTGGAAGACGGTGGTACTGGTTCTAAACAGCCTGTTGACGTTCACACAACAATAAGCTCCTTGGAGGGAGGACCCAGTTGGAGATCAGGGGTTTTTCCCCCATTACCTCCCTCGCAGTGTTTTATTCGCACACTGGGAATCCTGTATGGGGGAAGGGGAATGCGTAGCTTCCTTCTcaacaggaaaaagaagaggTGTGTTGGATCCAGGAGGCTACAAGGAAGAGATCTGCTGAGAATAGTCTTCTTTGAGGGACTGCCTTATCTAAACGGGCTCGAGAAGAATCCAAAGAAACTTCCCCGGCGCTTTTTCAACATGGTTCCCCTGTTCCGGCAGCTGCTGTGTCAACACAGGAGATGTCCGTACAGCAGAATACTGCAGAGGATATGTCCactgctggaggagagaaaggcaGGGCAGGAAGAACTGATCTCCCTCTTGCCTCAACGCTGTGCACCTCATAGGGTCTACCTGTTTGTCAGGGAGTGTCTCTCCGCTGTGATCCCGCATGAGCTGTGGGGCTCCGACCACAACCGACTTCATTTCTTCGCGAGGGTCAGGGGCTTCCTGCGCAGCGGCAAGTTTGAGAGGCTCTCATTGGCGGAACTGCTGTGGAAGATGAAGGTGAATGACTGTAATTGGTTGAAGATCAGTAAGACGG GCAGGGTTCCGCCCAGTGAGCTCTCATACCGGACACGGGTTCTGGGTCAGTTCTTGTCTTGGGCTCTGGATGGCTTTGTTGTAAGCCTCGTCCGAGCCTCCTTCTATGTCACGGAGAGCATGGGACAGAAGAATGCCCTCAGGTTCTACAGACAGGAAGTTTGGGCCAAACTGCAGGATCTGGCCTTCAG AGGTCACCTTGCCAAGGGTCAGATGGAAGAGTTGACGCCGACACAGGTTGCCTCCCTCCCCAAAGCTACGGTGGTCTCCCGCCTTCGCTTCATTCCCAAGACTGACGGCATGAGGCCGATCACGCGAGTCATAGGAGCTGATGCTAAAACTAGG CTTTACCAAAGTCGTGTCCGGGACTTGCAGGATATGCTGCAGGCCTGTGCGCGCtgcactccctctctcctgggCTGCACGGTCTGGGGGATGACGGACATTCACAAGGTTTTGAGCTCTCTGGCTGCAGCGCAGAAGGACAAGCCACAACCCCTCTACTTCGTGAAG gtggATGTGAGTGGGGCCTATGAGAGTCTGCCTCATGACAAACTCATTGAGGTGCTTGGCCAGGTGCTCTCAAATGACCACGATGAACTCTTTACCACCCGCCGCTACGCCAAGATCTGGGTCGATTCCCATGAAGGCCTGAAAAAGACCTTTGTCAGACAG GCAGATTTCCTGGAGGACAACATAGGATCCACCAACATGAAGGGGTTTGTGACGTCAATgcagaaaaaagggaaagtcCATCATGCCATTCTGGTGGAGCAG cTTTTTACTTCAGATCTTCACAGCAAAGATGTGTCACAGTTTTTCACCCAAATGCTAACTGGCAGTGTTGTTCAGTTTGGCAAAAA GACATACCGTCAGTGCAGAGGGATTCCTCAGGGATCCGTTGTGTCCAGTCTGCTCTGCTGTCTCTGCTACGGTCACATGGAGAATGTCCTGTTCAAAGATGTTTCTAAAAACAAAGG GTGTATGATGAGACTGGTGGATGACTTCCTTCTCATCACCCCAGACTTGCATGAAGCACAAAACTTCCTCAA GATCCTGCTGTCTGGTGTACCACAGTATGGTCTAGTGGTCAACCCACAGAAGGTGGTGCTCAACTTCCAAGCATCAGGAAGCACAGACTCTTGTCCCGACATCCGAGTGCTTCCCCCTCACTGCCTCTTCCCCTGGTGTGGACTGCTGCTGGACACGCACTCTCTCGACGTCCACAAAGACTATTCCAG CTATGCAGGCCTGTCTCTGCGCTACAGCCTCTCTTTTGGCTCTTTCCGCTCAGCCGGACAGCAAATGAAGAGGAAACTGATGTCCATCCTCAGACTCAAATGCCACGCCCTGTTCTTGGACCTGAAG ACCAATTCTCTTGAGGCAGTCTACAACAACATCTACAAGCTGGTGCTGCTTCATGCATGCAG GTTCCATGTGTGTGCCCAGAGTTTGCCCTTTGGCCAGAGGGTTGATAAGAACCCTGAATATTTCCTGAAAATGATATGGGACATGGCTAAGTACGGCAATCATCTCCTCAGGCACAGCAACAAAG GTCTGACTTTAGGCAGTAAGGCTCAGACGGGTGTTGTGCAGTATGAAGCAGTGGAGTtgattttctgtctctccttcctGCTGGTGTTGTCCCAGCATCGTCCTCTGTACAAGTATCTGCTCACACGCCTGCACAAAC GGAAGCGCAGTCTGGAGCGGCGCCTGGGGGACATGAGGTTGGCCAGAGTCCGACAGGCCGCTAACCCCAGGACTCCAGTTGACTTCCTGGCCATCCACATGTAG
- the slc6a18 gene encoding inactive sodium-dependent neutral amino acid transporter B(0)AT3, with amino-acid sequence MGKTKDSGEEERPQWDNKVQYLLTCIGFAVGLGNVWRFPYLCQIYGGGAFLIPYLIALVFVGLPLLYLELAIGQRLRKGSIGVWNSISPMLGGLGVASMVVSFLVGIFYNTILAWVLWYFFHSFQNPLPWSQCPLNENHTGYNVECEKSTPSNYFWYRETLNVTPDIETSGSLQWWMVICLASAWCVVYICFIKGIQSIGKAVYVTATFPYLVLTIFLIRALTLPGASDGLTYLFTPDWEVLKNPQVWLDAATQIFFSLSIAFGGLIAFSSYNGEKNNCERDALVVGIINSATSLYASISIFAILGFKATTGFNKCLQENILDLTNYFEFSDLNITLENYDHWFEYLNQTSPDQVANLQLRHCDLQTFLDESASGTGLAFIVFAEAVVEMPGSQIWAILFFVMLFSLGLSSMFGNIEGVLTPIHDLNLVPKWIPNELVTAITCLVAFLTALIFTLASGNYWVEVFNTYVGSVPLLIIAFFELIGVIYVRGMKTFSEDIEFMTGKKPNIFWKACWMVISPVMLFGVLIAYVVTQAQKHPTYFAWNPEYELFPATEVKPYPDWVFAIIILLTVLPVISIPVVFVYKLIVHLKKRSSPRAELSPYFNDGFVVETQEQGKQRA; translated from the exons ATGGGTAAAACAAAGGATTccggggaagaggagagaccCCAATGGGACAACAAGGTGCAGTACCTGTTGACATGTATCGGCTTTGCAGTGGGACTTGGGAACGTTTGGCGTTTTCCCTACCTATGCCAAATatatggaggag GCGCGTTCCTCATCCCCTACTTGATAGCTCTGGTATTCGTGGGCCTCCCGCTGCTCTACCTGGAGCTGGCCATAGGACAGAGGCTTCGCAAGGGGAGCATCGGTGTCTGGAACTCTATCTCACCAATGCTGGGTGGGCTTG GTGTTGCTTCTATGGTGGTGTCATTCCTGGTGGGTATTTTCTACAACACCATCCTGGCCTGGGTTCTCTGGTATTTCTTTCACTCCTTCCAAAATCCGCTGCCGTGGAGCCAGTGTCCACTAAATGAAAACCACACAG GTTATAATGTAGAGTGTGAGAAGAGCACTCCATCAAATTACTTCTGGTACCGTGAGACCCTGAACGTCACGCCTGACATTGAGACTAGTGGCTCATTGCAGTGGTGGATGGTGATCTGTCTGGCCAGCGCCTGGTGCGTTGTCTACATCTGTTTCATCAAAGGCATCCAGTCCATTGGAAAG gCTGTGTATGTGACAGCCACCTTCCCTTACCTGGTGCTGACCATTTTCCTGATCCGTGCCCTCACTCTGCCCGGAGCTAGTGATGGACTGACGTACCTCTTCACTCCTGAT TGGGAGGTCCTGAAGAACCCCCAGGTGTGGCTGGACGCTGCAACCCAGATCTTCTTCTCCCTTTCTATAGCCTTTGGAGGTCTCATAGCCTTCTCCAGCTATAACGGAGAGAA AAACAACTGCGAGAGGGATGCTCTTGTTGTTGGGATAATAAATAGCGCCACATCTCTGTATGCCTCCATATCCATCTTCGCCATCCTGGGATTTAAAGCAACTACTGGCTTTAACAAGTGTCTACAAGA AAACATCTTGGATCTGACAAACTACTTTGAGTTTTCCGACCTGAATATAACATTGGAGAACTACGACCACTGGTTTGAGTATTTAAATCAGACGTCTCCTGATCAGGTGGCCAATTTGCAACTGAGGCACTGTGACCTGCAAACATTCCTTGACGAG AGTGCGTCAGGTACCGGCCTGGCTTTTATTGTGTTCGCCGAGGCAGTGGTAGAGATGCCAGGCTCGCAGATTTGGGCCATATTGTTCTTCGTTATGCTCTTCAGCTTGGgcctctcctccatgtttggcAACATCGAGGGAGTCCTCACGCCCATCCATGACCTTAATCTGGTGCCAAAGTGGATCCCGAATGAACTTGTAACAG CCATCACGTGCTTGGTAGCCTTCCTGACGGCTCTTATCTTCACACTGGCCTCCGGGAACTACTGGGTGGAGGTGTTTAACACCTACGTGGGCTCCGTACCTCTGCTCATCATTGCATTCTTCGAGTTAATTGGAGTCATTTATGTCCGTGGAATGAAAAC TTTCAGTGAAGACATCGAGTTCATGACGGGGAAGAAGCCCAACATCTTTTGGAAGGCCTGCTGGATGGTGATCAGTCCCGTAATGCTATTTGGCGTGCTGATTGCCTATGTGGTCACTCAGGCACAGAAACATCCCACCTATTTTGCATGGAACCCAGAATAT GAACTATTCCCTGCAACTGAAGTAAAGCCATACCCAGACTGGGTCTTTGCCATAAtcatcctcctcactgtgctccCTGTGATTTCCATCCCTGTGGTGTTTGTCTACAAACTGATCGTCCATCTGAAAAAGAGGTCCTCGCCACGAGCCGAACTAAGCCCCTACTTCAACGACGGCTTTGTGGTGGAAACACAAGAACAGGGGAAACAGCGAGCTTAG